Proteins encoded within one genomic window of Sphingomonas cannabina:
- a CDS encoding SDR family NAD(P)-dependent oxidoreductase, with protein MSGAPILVTGGAGFIGSNIADRLAAEGHRVIVYDALLRPGVETNLAWLKQSHPGRIVEVIADIRDRRELARAVREAGAVFHMAAQVAVTTSLADPREDFEVNVLGTLNLLEAVRESGRRIPLVFASTNKVYGDLGDLAFTRTARGYVPADPAIRANGIGEDRPLDFHTPYGCSKGAADQYVLDHARSFGLPTAVLRMSCIYGQRQMGTEDQGWVAHFLIRALEGQPVTIYGDGYQVRDILDVSNAVEAYLAAWRRIDRVAGRAFNLGGGPGNAVSLVTLLDHIASLVERDVACDNAEWRAGDQRYFVADTGAAQQELALGPKVPWRRGVARLAQWLAEQRGITLPNEEPRVVPLRTAAAL; from the coding sequence ATGAGCGGCGCGCCGATCCTCGTCACCGGCGGCGCCGGCTTCATCGGCTCGAACATCGCCGACCGGCTCGCCGCCGAGGGGCATCGGGTGATCGTCTACGACGCGCTGCTGCGGCCCGGTGTCGAGACCAACCTCGCCTGGCTCAAGCAGAGCCATCCCGGCCGCATCGTCGAGGTGATCGCCGACATCCGCGACCGGCGCGAGCTCGCCCGCGCCGTGCGCGAGGCGGGGGCGGTGTTCCACATGGCCGCGCAGGTCGCGGTCACCACCAGCCTCGCCGATCCGCGCGAGGACTTCGAGGTGAACGTGCTCGGCACGCTCAACCTGCTGGAGGCCGTGCGCGAGAGCGGCCGGCGCATCCCGCTGGTCTTCGCCTCGACCAACAAGGTCTACGGCGATCTCGGCGACCTCGCCTTCACCCGCACCGCGCGCGGCTATGTGCCCGCCGATCCGGCGATCCGCGCCAACGGCATCGGCGAGGACCGGCCGCTCGACTTCCACACGCCCTATGGCTGCTCGAAGGGCGCGGCCGACCAATATGTGCTCGATCATGCCCGCAGCTTCGGCCTGCCGACCGCGGTGCTGCGGATGAGCTGCATCTACGGCCAGCGCCAGATGGGCACCGAGGACCAGGGTTGGGTCGCGCACTTCTTGATCCGCGCGCTGGAGGGCCAGCCGGTCACCATCTACGGCGACGGCTATCAGGTGCGCGACATCCTCGACGTCTCCAATGCCGTCGAGGCCTATCTCGCCGCCTGGCGCCGGATCGACCGCGTCGCGGGGCGCGCCTTCAACCTGGGCGGCGGGCCCGGCAATGCGGTGAGCCTGGTGACGCTGCTCGACCATATCGCGAGCCTGGTCGAGCGTGACGTCGCCTGTGACAACGCCGAGTGGCGCGCGGGCGACCAGCGCTACTTCGTCGCCGACACCGGCGCCGCGCAGCAGGAGCTGGCGCTCGGGCCCAAGGTGCCGTGGCGCCGGGGCGTCGCCCGGCTTGCGCAATGGCTGGCGGAGCAGCGCGGCATCACCCTCCCGAACGAGGAGCCGCGCGTCGTCCCGCTCCGCACGGCGGCGGCGCTGTGA
- a CDS encoding NAD-dependent epimerase/dehydratase family protein, with product MTEHVLITGGAGFIGRQVTSELLRRGYRVRILDCLLEQVHGDAGRPEDLDPEAELVRADVRDGDAVARALDGIDSVVHLAAEVGVGQSMYEVERYTSANDLGTAVLFERLIDHPVRRVVTASSMSIYGEGLYRDMAGNLIEDAERGLVRDGQKIWNPLDIAGHPLTPLPTPEWKRPSLASIYALNKYVQERTTHIMGAPYGIESVCLRLFNVYGPGQALSNPYTGVLAIFASRLLGGQRPLVFEDGEQRRDFVHVGDVARAFADALEKPGISGQTFNIGSGKDRSVTEVAMALARAMHRNDVAPEIVGKARVGDIRHCFCDGALAAEKLGFTARKDFDEGLAELAEWVGRQTAVDRVGQARAELEARGLVA from the coding sequence GTGACCGAACATGTCCTGATCACCGGAGGCGCGGGCTTCATCGGCCGGCAGGTGACGTCCGAACTGCTCCGCCGCGGCTATCGCGTGCGTATCCTCGATTGCCTGCTCGAACAGGTCCACGGCGATGCCGGGCGACCCGAGGACCTCGACCCCGAGGCCGAGCTCGTCCGCGCCGACGTGCGCGACGGCGATGCGGTCGCGCGTGCGCTGGACGGGATCGACAGCGTCGTCCACCTCGCCGCCGAGGTCGGCGTCGGCCAGTCGATGTACGAGGTCGAGCGCTACACCTCCGCCAACGACCTCGGCACCGCGGTGCTGTTCGAGCGGCTGATCGACCATCCGGTGCGGCGCGTCGTCACCGCCTCGTCGATGAGCATCTACGGCGAGGGGCTGTACCGCGACATGGCCGGCAACCTGATCGAGGATGCCGAGCGCGGGCTGGTGCGCGACGGGCAGAAGATCTGGAACCCGCTCGACATCGCCGGCCATCCGCTCACCCCGCTGCCGACGCCCGAGTGGAAGCGGCCGAGCCTCGCCTCGATCTATGCCCTGAACAAATATGTGCAGGAGCGCACCACGCACATCATGGGCGCGCCCTACGGCATCGAGAGCGTGTGCCTGCGGCTGTTCAACGTCTACGGTCCAGGCCAGGCGCTCTCCAATCCCTATACCGGCGTGCTCGCGATCTTCGCCTCGCGGTTGCTGGGCGGCCAGCGTCCCCTCGTGTTCGAGGACGGCGAGCAGCGGCGCGACTTCGTTCATGTCGGGGACGTGGCGCGCGCCTTCGCCGATGCGCTGGAGAAGCCCGGGATCAGCGGCCAGACCTTCAACATCGGATCGGGCAAGGACCGCTCGGTGACCGAGGTCGCCATGGCGCTCGCCCGCGCGATGCACCGCAACGACGTGGCGCCGGAGATCGTCGGCAAGGCGCGGGTCGGCGACATCCGCCACTGTTTCTGCGACGGCGCGCTGGCGGCGGAGAAATTGGGCTTCACCGCGCGCAAGGACTTCGACGAGGGGTTGGCCGAGCTCGCCGAATGGGTCGGACGGCAGACCGCGGTCGACCGCGTCGGCCAGGCGCGCGCCGAGCTCGAGGCGCGGGGGCTGGTGGCATGA
- a CDS encoding histidine phosphatase family protein, whose product MSARIHLVRHCAHADVGRVLSGRQAGGALTAEGRAQAHWLAGEIARGEPIAAIHSSPQQRARETAKEVADRLGLTVRVVAALDEIDFGTWTGRSFAELEADQAWQSWNATRSTACPPGGETMATAVGRAVKHVEAVASGNPKAAVLCVSHCDIIRGVVAHYLGLGLDNLLRFDVDPGSVSTLIVGPWGGRLHTLNRGHA is encoded by the coding sequence ATGAGCGCGCGCATCCATCTCGTCCGCCACTGCGCGCACGCCGATGTCGGGCGAGTGCTGAGCGGCCGGCAGGCGGGCGGCGCCCTCACCGCCGAGGGACGCGCCCAGGCGCATTGGCTGGCCGGCGAGATCGCGCGCGGCGAGCCGATCGCCGCGATCCATTCCAGCCCGCAGCAACGCGCCCGCGAGACCGCGAAGGAGGTCGCCGACCGGCTCGGCCTGACCGTCCGCGTCGTCGCCGCGCTCGACGAGATCGACTTCGGCACCTGGACCGGCCGCAGCTTCGCCGAGCTGGAGGCGGACCAGGCGTGGCAATCCTGGAACGCGACCCGCTCCACCGCCTGCCCGCCCGGCGGCGAGACCATGGCGACCGCGGTCGGACGGGCGGTCAAGCACGTCGAGGCGGTCGCTTCCGGCAATCCCAAGGCTGCGGTGCTGTGCGTCAGCCACTGCGACATCATCCGCGGCGTCGTCGCGCATTACCTCGGGCTCGGGCTCGACAACCTGCTGCGCTTCGACGTCGACCCCGGCTCGGTCAGCACGCTCATCGTCGGCCCCTGGGGCGGACGCCTCCACACGCTCAATCGAGGACACGCATGA
- a CDS encoding TIGR04290 family methyltransferase, with amino-acid sequence MRRSNIARIDSAKEALRERIEALAPWFQNIDLDGIPTAPEHFLGDYPAFKFQRFADALPADLSGKSVLDIGCNAGFYAVEMKRRGAERVLGIDTDERYLAQARLVAETLGYDDIELRNLSVYDVAALGERFDLVIFMGVLYHLRHPLLALDLIREHVAGDLMLFQTMQQGSPDVLQVPEDHPFHVPGTTQPPSFFDNPAYPRMHFIERAFAHDWTNWWAPNAACSQAMLRAAGFAIEANPEPEVYLCRVAPVPYDRYGPAAVYPARGAAE; translated from the coding sequence ATGAGGAGAAGCAACATCGCCCGCATCGATTCCGCGAAAGAGGCCCTGCGCGAGCGGATCGAGGCGCTCGCGCCCTGGTTCCAGAACATCGACCTGGACGGCATCCCGACTGCGCCGGAGCATTTCCTGGGCGACTATCCCGCGTTCAAGTTCCAGCGCTTCGCCGATGCGCTGCCGGCGGACCTCAGCGGCAAGTCGGTGCTCGACATCGGCTGCAACGCCGGCTTCTACGCGGTCGAGATGAAGCGGCGCGGCGCCGAGCGCGTGCTCGGCATCGACACCGACGAGCGCTATCTCGCCCAGGCGCGGCTGGTGGCGGAGACGCTCGGTTATGACGATATCGAGCTGCGCAACCTCTCGGTCTACGACGTCGCCGCGCTCGGCGAGCGCTTCGACCTCGTGATCTTCATGGGGGTGCTCTACCACCTGCGCCACCCGCTGCTCGCCCTCGACCTGATCCGCGAGCATGTCGCGGGCGACCTCATGCTGTTCCAGACGATGCAGCAGGGCTCGCCCGACGTGCTGCAGGTGCCGGAGGACCACCCCTTCCACGTTCCGGGCACGACCCAGCCGCCGAGCTTCTTCGACAACCCCGCCTATCCCAGGATGCATTTCATCGAGCGCGCCTTCGCGCACGATTGGACCAACTGGTGGGCGCCCAACGCCGCGTGCAGCCAGGCGATGCTGCGCGCCGCCGGCTTCGCGATCGAGGCCAATCCGGAGCCCGAGGTCTATCTCTGCCGCGTGGCCCCGGTGCCCTACGACCGATACGGCCCGGCCGCGGTCTATCCAGCGCGGGGAGCGGCGGAATGA
- a CDS encoding glycosyl hydrolase, with protein MIEAAMIWNEPNNKSHWDPELDPDWAIYADTVIRTGAAIREINPAVTRVLGGMSPIDPHWLDRMRGHGALDAVDVVAVHGFPLDWNLWPIHAWPARIAEIEAAAPEKPVWVTEVGVGSFGAEEVQVFGLRRTAELLIGRVPNIYWYSLFDLPMAWGAETRHREAEGSSYYRHFYMGLIREDGTPKPALDEYAKVAGEMGLMQWFHFHDPRLDEAVQWMKRLGTRKLRTGLSWADSFRPDALDWFDRQMEALADFEVTLTFCFTPEHLGAGQHHTSPPHDPQQFADFCAWMIDRYAPAVADRPAVANA; from the coding sequence ATGATCGAAGCCGCGATGATCTGGAACGAGCCCAACAACAAGTCGCACTGGGACCCGGAGCTCGACCCCGACTGGGCGATCTACGCCGACACGGTGATCCGTACCGGTGCCGCGATCCGCGAGATCAACCCGGCGGTGACGCGGGTGCTGGGCGGCATGTCCCCGATCGACCCGCATTGGCTGGACCGGATGCGCGGGCACGGCGCGCTCGACGCGGTCGACGTGGTCGCGGTCCATGGCTTCCCGCTCGACTGGAACCTGTGGCCGATCCACGCCTGGCCCGCTCGGATCGCCGAGATCGAGGCGGCAGCGCCCGAGAAGCCGGTGTGGGTGACCGAGGTCGGCGTCGGCTCGTTCGGCGCCGAGGAGGTGCAGGTGTTCGGCCTCAGGCGCACCGCCGAGCTGCTGATCGGCCGCGTGCCCAACATCTATTGGTATTCGCTGTTCGACCTGCCGATGGCCTGGGGCGCCGAGACGCGCCACCGCGAGGCGGAAGGATCGAGCTACTATCGGCATTTCTACATGGGCCTGATCCGCGAGGACGGGACGCCCAAGCCTGCCCTCGACGAGTACGCCAAGGTCGCGGGCGAGATGGGCCTGATGCAATGGTTCCATTTCCACGACCCGCGGCTCGACGAGGCGGTCCAGTGGATGAAGCGGCTCGGCACGCGCAAGCTGCGGACCGGCCTCAGCTGGGCCGACAGCTTCCGCCCCGATGCACTCGACTGGTTCGACCGGCAGATGGAGGCGCTCGCCGATTTCGAGGTGACGCTCACCTTCTGCTTCACCCCCGAGCATCTCGGCGCCGGGCAGCATCACACCAGCCCGCCGCACGACCCTCAGCAGTTCGCCGATTTCTGCGCCTGGATGATCGACCGCTACGCCCCGGCGGTCGCCGACCGGCCGGCCGTCGCCAACGCCTGA
- a CDS encoding inositol-3-phosphate synthase: MLSPHPRGINLAIVGVGNCASSLVQGLEHYRTGANDTVGLMHWEIGGYRPGDIRVVAAWDVDRRKVGRDVAKAIFAKPNCTAVFADRVTPTGTKVRMGRILDGVAEHMAEFPDDRTFLPADEPEATREEVVAALRETDTDVLVNYLPVGSQQASEFYAECALEAGVAFVNNMPVFIGSDPAWGERFRRAGVPVIGDDIKAQLGATIVHRVLTDLFRKRGVKLDRTYQLNTGGNTDFLNMLERKRLASKKTSKTEAVQSVAAERIADENIHIGPSDYVAWQNDNKVCFLRMEGQLFGGVPMNLELRLSVEDSPNSAGVAIDMIRCAKLAKDRGLAGPIEPAAAFFCKHPPRQMPDDEAFAALEAFIAD, encoded by the coding sequence ATGCTCTCCCCCCATCCGCGCGGCATCAACCTCGCGATCGTCGGCGTCGGCAATTGCGCGAGCTCGCTGGTGCAGGGCCTCGAACACTACCGCACCGGCGCCAACGACACCGTCGGCCTGATGCATTGGGAGATCGGCGGCTACCGCCCCGGCGACATCCGCGTCGTCGCGGCCTGGGACGTCGACCGACGCAAGGTCGGCCGCGACGTCGCCAAGGCGATCTTTGCCAAGCCCAACTGCACCGCCGTCTTCGCCGACCGCGTCACGCCGACGGGTACGAAGGTGCGGATGGGCCGCATCCTCGACGGAGTGGCCGAGCATATGGCGGAGTTCCCCGACGACCGCACTTTCCTGCCCGCCGACGAGCCCGAGGCGACGCGCGAGGAGGTGGTCGCGGCGCTGCGCGAGACCGACACCGACGTGCTGGTCAACTATCTGCCGGTGGGTTCGCAGCAGGCGAGCGAGTTCTATGCCGAATGCGCGCTGGAAGCCGGGGTCGCCTTCGTCAACAACATGCCGGTGTTCATCGGCAGCGATCCCGCCTGGGGCGAGCGTTTCCGCCGCGCGGGCGTGCCGGTGATCGGCGACGACATCAAGGCGCAGCTCGGCGCGACCATCGTCCACCGAGTGCTGACCGACCTGTTCCGCAAGCGCGGGGTCAAGCTAGACCGCACCTACCAGCTCAACACGGGCGGCAACACCGACTTCCTCAACATGCTGGAGAGGAAGCGCCTCGCCTCCAAGAAGACCTCGAAGACCGAGGCGGTGCAGTCGGTCGCCGCCGAGCGCATCGCCGACGAGAACATCCACATCGGCCCCAGCGACTATGTCGCCTGGCAGAACGACAACAAGGTCTGCTTCCTGAGGATGGAGGGCCAGCTGTTCGGCGGCGTGCCGATGAACCTGGAGCTGCGCCTGTCGGTCGAGGACAGCCCGAACAGCGCCGGCGTCGCGATCGACATGATCCGCTGCGCCAAGCTGGCGAAGGACCGCGGCCTTGCCGGCCCGATCGAGCCGGCGGCCGCCTTCTTCTGCAAGCACCCGCCCCGGCAGATGCCCGACGACGAGGCCTTCGCCGCGCTCGAAGCCTTCATCGCGGATTGA
- a CDS encoding DUF1003 domain-containing protein, which translates to MPDPAMPEMTATLRDNIARLTERQRAEASSAPFSQQLADRITRFTGSMTFVAIHLILYGAWIAINLGWIPGVPRFDPSFVVLAMEASVEAIFLSTFVLISQNRMATEADRRANLDLHINLLAEHELTRLAGLIERIAERVGIPVDDAELEEIKRDVEPVEVLDALDTRKRAEGLEP; encoded by the coding sequence ATGCCCGATCCGGCCATGCCCGAGATGACCGCGACGCTGCGCGACAACATCGCTCGCCTGACCGAGCGACAGCGTGCCGAGGCGAGCTCGGCCCCATTCAGCCAGCAGCTGGCCGACCGGATCACGCGGTTTACCGGATCGATGACGTTCGTGGCGATTCATCTGATCCTCTACGGGGCTTGGATCGCGATCAATCTCGGCTGGATTCCGGGGGTGCCGCGCTTCGACCCCAGCTTCGTCGTGCTGGCGATGGAAGCGTCGGTCGAAGCGATCTTCCTTTCGACCTTCGTGCTGATCAGCCAGAATCGCATGGCCACGGAGGCAGACCGCCGCGCGAACCTCGATCTCCACATCAACCTGCTGGCGGAGCACGAGCTGACACGGCTCGCGGGGCTGATCGAGCGCATCGCCGAGCGGGTCGGCATTCCCGTCGACGACGCCGAGCTCGAGGAGATCAAGCGCGACGTGGAGCCGGTCGAGGTGCTCGACGCGCTGGACACGCGCAAGCGCGCCGAGGGGCTCGAGCCGTAG
- a CDS encoding MDR/zinc-dependent alcohol dehydrogenase-like family protein, producing the protein MRAAVLAAPGEIRIEEAAVPEPGPGEVRIRLEGCGVCASNLEPWAGLPWMTYPGDPGGLGHEGWGTVDAVGPGVEGLAPGDRVAAVSYRSFADYDLAEAGMVVKLPPGLAGKPFPGEPIACAFNVFRRSDIRAGQSVAIVGIGFLGAILTRLASAAGARVITISRRPESLELARRYGAAETIAMDDHWRIIDAVKALTGDRLCDRVIEAVGKQWPLDLAGELVAFGGKLIVAGYHQDGPRQVNMQMWNWKGIDVINAHERDPDVQMQGLREAVDAVASRRLDPEPLYTHRYPLERLGEALDATRDKPEGFVKALVMMT; encoded by the coding sequence ATGCGCGCCGCCGTGCTCGCCGCTCCCGGCGAAATCCGCATCGAGGAGGCTGCCGTTCCCGAGCCCGGCCCGGGCGAGGTCCGCATCCGGCTGGAGGGCTGCGGCGTCTGCGCCTCCAACCTCGAGCCCTGGGCCGGCCTGCCGTGGATGACCTATCCCGGCGATCCGGGCGGTCTCGGCCACGAAGGCTGGGGCACGGTCGACGCGGTTGGGCCAGGCGTGGAAGGATTGGCGCCCGGCGACCGCGTCGCCGCCGTCTCCTACCGCAGCTTCGCCGACTACGACCTCGCCGAGGCCGGCATGGTCGTGAAGCTCCCGCCCGGCCTCGCCGGCAAGCCCTTCCCCGGCGAGCCAATCGCCTGTGCGTTCAACGTCTTCCGCCGCAGCGACATCCGCGCCGGGCAGAGCGTGGCGATCGTCGGAATCGGCTTCCTCGGCGCGATCCTCACCCGCCTCGCCAGCGCGGCCGGCGCGCGCGTGATCACGATCTCGCGCCGCCCGGAATCGCTCGAACTCGCCCGCCGATACGGCGCCGCGGAAACCATCGCGATGGACGATCATTGGAGGATCATCGACGCGGTGAAGGCGCTGACCGGCGATCGTCTGTGCGACCGCGTGATCGAGGCGGTCGGCAAGCAATGGCCTCTCGACCTCGCCGGCGAGCTGGTCGCGTTCGGCGGAAAGCTGATCGTCGCCGGCTATCACCAGGACGGACCGCGCCAGGTGAACATGCAGATGTGGAACTGGAAGGGCATCGACGTGATCAACGCCCATGAGCGCGATCCCGACGTGCAGATGCAGGGCCTGCGCGAGGCGGTGGACGCGGTGGCGAGCCGCCGGCTCGATCCCGAGCCGCTCTATACCCACCGCTACCCGCTCGAACGGCTCGGCGAGGCGCTCGACGCCACCCGCGACAAGCCCGAGGGCTTCGTCAAGGCGCTGGTGATGATGACATGA
- a CDS encoding Gfo/Idh/MocA family protein — MIPRIGFLGTGWIGRHRMAAMLATGAVEAAAVCDPSPECAAEALKLAPDARQAGSLGEMLVLGLDGVVIATPSALHAEQAVAALDAGAAVFCQKPLGRTAAEAQRVVEAARAADRLLGVDLSYRHTAAMQAIAPLVQRGELGRLFAIDLTFHNAYGPDKPWFYDRALSGGGCVIDLGVHLVDLALWTLGFPPVIAVEADLRKGGAPAGADEVEDFAVASFLAGEVSVRLACSWRLHAGRDAVIEAAFYGTEGGAALRNVGGSFYDFVADRFAGTSAERLADPPDDWGARSAAAWAIQLAASPRFDPAAERFIASAEVLDRIYTAGLIEEARAA, encoded by the coding sequence ATGATACCGCGCATCGGATTCCTCGGCACCGGCTGGATCGGGCGGCACCGGATGGCAGCGATGCTCGCCACCGGCGCGGTCGAGGCGGCGGCGGTCTGCGACCCTTCTCCCGAATGCGCCGCCGAGGCGTTGAAGCTCGCACCGGATGCGCGGCAGGCCGGCTCGCTTGGCGAGATGCTGGTGTTGGGCCTCGACGGCGTAGTGATCGCAACGCCGAGCGCGCTCCATGCCGAGCAGGCGGTGGCGGCGCTGGACGCGGGCGCGGCGGTGTTCTGCCAGAAGCCGCTCGGCCGCACCGCCGCCGAGGCGCAGCGCGTCGTCGAGGCCGCGCGCGCCGCCGACCGGCTGCTCGGCGTCGACCTCTCCTACCGCCACACCGCCGCGATGCAGGCGATCGCGCCGCTGGTGCAGCGCGGCGAGCTCGGCCGGCTGTTCGCGATCGACCTCACCTTCCACAACGCCTACGGCCCCGACAAACCATGGTTCTACGACCGCGCGCTCTCGGGCGGCGGGTGCGTGATCGACCTCGGCGTCCACCTGGTCGACCTCGCGCTGTGGACGCTCGGCTTCCCGCCCGTCATCGCGGTCGAGGCGGACCTGCGCAAGGGCGGAGCACCGGCCGGCGCGGACGAGGTGGAGGATTTCGCCGTCGCCAGCTTCCTCGCCGGCGAGGTGTCGGTGCGGCTCGCCTGCTCCTGGCGCCTCCATGCCGGTCGCGATGCGGTGATCGAGGCGGCCTTCTACGGCACCGAGGGCGGCGCGGCGCTGCGCAACGTCGGCGGCTCCTTCTACGACTTCGTCGCCGATCGCTTCGCCGGCACCAGTGCCGAACGCCTCGCCGACCCGCCCGACGACTGGGGTGCCCGTTCCGCCGCCGCCTGGGCGATCCAACTTGCGGCCTCGCCCCGCTTCGACCCCGCCGCCGAGCGGTTCATCGCCTCAGCCGAGGTGCTCGACCGCATCTACACCGCGGGCCTGATCGAGGAAGCGCGGGCGGCATGA
- a CDS encoding polysaccharide pyruvyl transferase family protein, translating into MRIGVLTFHRCINYGSYWQARCLVDGLRARGHDAVLLDHDSRSVRQAEWRCAFQPQLPRRTERRDLGRYGEKARRFLRAFERLPRSHCFPLEMPALAGDYDLVLVGSDEVWNFRHPWYSAKPIFFGEGLRAGRLAAYAASFGNHDANDGIDASWTERLGAFDAISVRDDNSRALLAGALGEAPEVVLDPCLQFPPPPTDEPPRREVAVYGHSFPAWFASAARTWAEKAGYRLVSVGYRNDWADEQRIEAGPDDFRRLIAASAAVVTNFFHGCVFALVNAKPFACVASDYRSIKLRDLTRRLGAEHRLVEADAAPGRIGELLATPLAAHLADRIREARQRSDRFLDLALGEA; encoded by the coding sequence ATGAGGATCGGCGTGCTGACCTTCCACCGCTGCATCAACTACGGCTCCTATTGGCAGGCGCGCTGCTTGGTCGATGGCCTCCGCGCGCGCGGGCACGACGCGGTGCTGCTCGACCACGACAGCCGCAGCGTCCGCCAGGCCGAATGGCGCTGCGCCTTCCAGCCGCAGCTCCCCCGCCGCACCGAGCGCCGCGACCTCGGCCGCTACGGCGAAAAGGCGCGCCGCTTCCTCCGCGCCTTCGAGCGGCTGCCGCGCTCGCACTGCTTCCCGCTCGAGATGCCCGCGCTGGCCGGCGACTATGACCTGGTGCTGGTCGGCAGCGACGAGGTGTGGAACTTCCGCCACCCCTGGTATTCGGCCAAGCCGATCTTCTTCGGCGAGGGCCTGCGCGCCGGCCGCCTCGCCGCCTATGCCGCCAGCTTCGGCAACCATGATGCGAACGACGGCATCGACGCGAGCTGGACCGAGCGTCTTGGCGCCTTCGATGCGATCTCGGTGCGCGACGACAACAGCCGCGCGCTGCTGGCCGGCGCGCTCGGCGAGGCGCCGGAGGTGGTGCTCGATCCCTGCCTGCAATTCCCCCCGCCCCCCACCGACGAGCCGCCCCGGCGCGAAGTCGCCGTCTACGGCCACAGCTTTCCCGCCTGGTTCGCGAGCGCGGCCCGCACCTGGGCGGAGAAGGCCGGGTATCGCCTCGTCAGCGTCGGCTATCGCAACGACTGGGCCGACGAGCAGCGGATCGAGGCCGGTCCCGACGACTTCCGCCGGCTGATCGCAGCATCGGCGGCGGTGGTGACCAATTTCTTCCACGGCTGCGTGTTCGCGCTGGTCAACGCCAAGCCTTTCGCCTGCGTCGCGTCCGACTATCGCTCGATCAAGCTCAGGGACCTGACTCGCCGCCTCGGTGCAGAACATCGCCTGGTCGAAGCCGACGCAGCTCCGGGTAGGATAGGTGAGCTTCTCGCTACGCCTCTCGCAGCGCATCTCGCCGATCGCATCCGCGAGGCACGGCAGCGGTCCGATCGCTTCCTCGACCTCGCCCTGGGGGAGGCGTGA